Proteins from a genomic interval of Gossypium hirsutum isolate 1008001.06 chromosome A09, Gossypium_hirsutum_v2.1, whole genome shotgun sequence:
- the LOC107928991 gene encoding uncharacterized protein, which yields MKMSRQLRNSWMVIVLIIGTSLYSVEAEPHRILLDNDADTDDFFALLYLLKLNRSEFRLEGITISTNAWTDAGHAVNQIYDILYMMDRDDIPVGIGGEGGIMENGTIQPNVGGYLPIIEQGMTTYGGCRYRQAIPVGLGGRLDIDTNYGLRKELLPWGSRRYVPLQQLTAQRVMIDTISAGPTNVILTGAHTNFAIFLMNNPHLKRNVEHIYVMGGGVRSENPTGCCPENGTSSCQPRQCGDRGNLFTDYNSNPYAEFNIFGDPFAAYQVLHSGIPVTLVPLDATNTIQITEEFFKAFEERQGTYEAEYCFRSLKMARDTWFDDQFYTSYFMWDSFTSGVAVSIMRNSHKNNGENEFAEMEYMNITVVTSNEPYGISDGSNPFFDGRKIPKFNLTKGGVHSGHVQTDLRDPFCFVEDGKGKCKDGYTMEVTGLDAVHVLVATKAKPNKDVSSKLDREFYISFLDVLNNLEHTGRFNLMTEFPYYREVYYKPDFRNKKGKPVVFDMDMSAGDFLALFYLLKVPVEVLDIKAILVTPTGWANAATIDIVYDLLHMMGRDDIPVGLGDVFAMNQSDVVFPPVGDCKYAKAIPHGSGGFLDSDTLYGLARELPRSPRRYTAENSVKFGAPRDTDNPELRQPFALEIWNSTLKTLDHGSKITILTNGPLTSLAKIITQTRTASLIENVYVLGGHINRSHLDKGNVFTIASNKYAEFNMFLDPFAAKTVFESGLNITLVPLSIQRKVGRFLKTLERLKLTRKTPEVRFVKRLLSRLQALQRTHKRYHHMGTFLGEILGAILMAEKHHNLKPETEEMAIKVIAEGLESRDGQILIDKKQGNKVKILKNVDHKAYYDLFANRLGDEKQSAVLGSYDEQKKMWRTPSNRT from the exons ATGAAAATGTCAAGGCAACTGAGAAATTCATGGATGGTTATAGTTTTGATCATTGGAACAAGTCTTTACTCTGTCGAAGCCGAGCCTCATCGGATTCTGTTGGATAACGATGCTGATACCGATGATTTCTTCGCGTTATTGTACCTGTTGAAGCTTAACAGATCGGAATTTCGTTTGGAG GGAATCACTATCAGTACAAATGCATGGACTGATGCTGGTCATGCAGTGAATCAAATTTATGATATACTTTATATGATGGACCGTGATGATATACCTGTTGGAATAGGAGGAGAAGGTGGGATTATGGAAAATGGTACGATACAACCGAATGTTGGCGGTTATCTTCCGATTATCGAACAG GGAATGACAACGTACGGAGGTTGTCGATATAGGCAAGCAATTCCGGTAGGACTCGGTGGACGGTTAGATATCGACACGAATTACGGTCTTCGAAAAGAGTTGCTTCCATGGGGTAGTCGAAGATATGTTCCTCTTCAACAGCTTACTGCACAGCGAGTGATGATTGATACAATATCTGCTGGTCCTACTAATGTGATTCTTACTGGAGCTCATACAAATTTTGCTATTTTTCTTATGAATAATCCACATTTAAAGAGAAATGTTGAGCATATATATGTGATGGGTGGTGGGGTGCGGTCCGAAAACCCGACGGGTTGTTGTCCCGAGAATGGTACGTCGTCTTGCCAGCCTCGACAGTGCGGAGACCGTGGTAATCTGTTTACGGATTACAATAGTAATCCATATGCCGAGTTCAATATCTTTGGAGATCCTTTTGCAGCATATCAAGTGCTTCATTCAGGTATACCGGTAACACTTGTTCCCTTGGACGCAACGAATACGATCCAAATAACCGAGGAGTTCTTCAAGGCATTCGAGGAGAGGCAGGGCACTTATGAGGCAGAATACTGCTTTCGGTCCTTGAAAATGGCTCGTGATACTTGGTTCGATGACCAATTCTACACG AGTTATTTCATGTGGGATTCATTCACGTCCGGTGTAGCAGTCTCGATTATGCGTAATTCGCACAAGAATAATGGGGAGAATGAATTTGCAGAAATGGAATACATGAACATAACCGTAGTTACTTCGAACGAGCCTTACGGAATATCTGATGGTTCTAATCCCTTCTTTGATGGCCGAAAAATTCCGAAGTTTAATCTAACAAAAGGCGGAGTGCATAGCGGCCATGTCCAGACAGATCTTCGAGACCCGTTTTGCTTCGTCGAGGATGGAAAAGGGAAATGCAAGGATGGTTACACAATGGAGGTAACTGGTCTGGATGCAGTTCATGTTCTCGTTGCGACAAAGGCAAAACCGAATAAGGATGTTAGCAGCAAACTCGACCGGGAATTTTACATAAGTTTTCTCGAT GTTCTAAATAATCTGGAGCATACAGGGCGGTTCAATCTTATGACCGAGTTCCCGTATTACAGAGAAGTTTATTACAAACCGGATTTTCGAAACAAAAAGGGGAAACCAGTTGTTTTCGATATGGACATGAGTGCCGGAGATTTCCTGGCTCTATTTTATCTCCTCAAAGTACCTGTTGAAGTGCTCGACATCAAG GCAATATTGGTAACTCCGACCGGTTGGGCTAATGCTGCAACTATCGATATCGTCTATGATTTACTACACATGATGGGTCGGGATGATATTCCGGTTGGTTTAGGAGACGTATTTGCAATGAATCAATCCGATGTAGTTTTCCCTCCTGTTGGAGACTGTAAGTATGCTAAGGCTATCCCGCATGGAAGCGGCGGATTCTTGGATTCAGATACTCTTTACGGGCTAGCTCGGGAATTACCGCGAAGTCCTAGAAG GTATACTGCAGAAAACTCAGTAAAATTCGGAGCTCCTCGGGATACTGATAATCCCGAACTAAGACAACCTTTTGCATTGGAAATTTGGAACTCAACATTGAAAACTTTGGATCATGGATCAAAAATTACTATATTGACAAATGGACCTCTGACTAGTTTGGCCAAGATTATAACTCAGACAAGAACAGCTTCATTGATCGAG AATGTGTATGTTCTTGGAGGACATATCAACCGAAGTCACCTTGATAAAGGAAATGTCTTCACTATTGCTTCCAACAAGTATGCTGAATTCAATATGTTTCTCGATCCATTCGCTGCGAAAACGGTCTTCGAATCAGGGCTAAACATCACACTCGTTCCGCTTAGTATTCAACGCAAAGTTGGTCGGTTTCTAAAGACACTCGAGAGGCTAAAGTTGACGAGGAAGACTCCCGAAGTTCGGTTTGTCAAGCGTTTGTTGTCCCGACTACAAGCATTGCAACGAACTCATAAGAGATATCACCATatg GGTACATTCTTGGGTGAGATCCTTGGTGCAATATTAATGGCGGAAAAACATCACAACCTGAAACCTGAAACAGAAGAAATGGCCATTAAAGTCATTGCCGAAGGTCTCGAATCGAGGGACGGGCagattttaattgataaaaaacAAGGAAACAAggtgaaaatattgaaaaatgttgATCATAAGGCTTATTATGACCTATTTGCCAATAGATTGGGTGATGAAAAGCAATCTGCTGTTTTAGGAAGCTATGATGAACAGAAAAAAATGTGGAGAACACCATCGAATCGAACTTGA
- the LOC107929078 gene encoding protein DMP2, producing the protein MAKFKNANPSSSSTSISDKTFTSLGNLIKLLPTGTVFIFQFLNPVLTNYGHCSPVNKVLTSSLIGLCGFSCAFSCFTDSYKGGDGLVHYGIATVNGLWPSSGSDSVDLSKYKLRIGDFVHAFFSVIVFAVLSLLDSNTVQCFYPSFEATEKVLLMVLPPVIGAVSGLAFMVFPNTRHGIGYPSSTDSSDEYSSDDDS; encoded by the coding sequence ATGGCTAAATTCAAGAATGCTAATCCCTCTTCTTCATCAACTTCAATTTCAGACAAGACGTTTACAAGTTTAGGTAATCTTATCAAGCTCCTTCCGACAGGAACTGTCTTCATTTTCCAGTTCCTTAACCCTGTTTTAACCAACTACGGCCATTGCAGCCCTGTTAACAAGGTCCTAACCAGCTCCCTCATTGGCTTATGTGGTTTCTCTTGTGCATTTTCTTGTTTTACCGATAGTTACAAAGGCGGCGACGGTTTAGTTCATTACGGCATAGCAACGGTTAACGGTCTTTGGCCGTCTTCGGGTTCGGATTCGGTCGACTTATCGAAGTATAAGCTGCGTATAGGCGATTTCGTTCACGCTTTTTTTTCGGTCATTGTGTTTGCTGTTTTGTCGTTGTTGGATTCTAATACCGTCCAATGTTTTTATCCGTCATTTGAGGCAACTGAGAAGGTTTTGCTTATGGTTTTGCCGCCGGTGATCGGAGCGGTTTCGGGTTTGGCTTTTATGGTGTTTCCGAATACTCGACACGGGATTGGATACCCTTCATCCACTGATTCTTCCGATGAGTACTCTTCGGACGATGACTCGTAA
- the LOC107929006 gene encoding probable prolyl 4-hydroxylase 4 — MAASRSCTLRFMILFSIASFLYQSCYSFLSPPSSIINPSKVKQVSWKPRAFVYEGFLTDLECDHLISLAKSELKRSAVADNVSGKSKLSEVRTSSGMFISKAKDPIVAGIEDKISTWTFLPKENGEDIQVLRYEHGQKYDPHYDYFVDKVNIARGGHRTATVLMYLTNVTKGGETVFPEAEESSLHTTPAKDDLSDCAKKGIAVKPRRGDALLFFSLHPNAIPDPSSLHAGCPVTEGEKWSATKWIHVDSFDKNLAAGDNCMDSNESCERWAVLGECSKNPEYMIGSPELPGYCRRSCKVC, encoded by the exons ATGGCAGCTTCGAGGAGTTGCACATTGCGATTCATGATATTGTTCTCAATCGCTTCATTCTTGTACCAGTCTTGCTATTCCTTCTTGTCTCCTCCAAGCTCCATTATCAATCCTTCTAAAGTCAAACAAGTTTCTTGGAAACCTAG AGCTTTTGTCTATGAAGGCTTCTTGACGGACCTCGAATGCGATCACTTGATATCTCTC GCGAAATCTGAGCTAAAGAGATCTGCGGTTGCTGATAATGTTAGTGGAAAAAGCAAGCTTAGCGAAGTCCGTACTAGCTCAGGGATGTTTATTTCTAAAGCAAAG gatccTATTGTTGCTGGTATTGAGGACAAGATTTCAACATGGACATTTCTTCCCAAAG AAAACGGGGAAGACATACAAGTATTGAGATATGAGCATGGACAGAAATATGATCCGCATTATGATTACTTTGTTGACAAGGTGAACATTGCCAGGGGTGGACACCGCACGGCAACTGTACTAATGTATCTTACAAATGTGACCAAAGGTGGTGAAACCGTGTTCCCCGAAGCAGAG GAATCGTCACTTCACACGACTCCTGCAAAAGACGATCTTTCTGACTGTGCAAAGAAAGGCATTGCAG TGAAACCGCGAAGAGGGGATGCCCTTCTCTTCTTCAGTCTCCACCCTAATGCTATCCCCGATCCAAGCAGTCTTCACGCCGGATGCCCAGTAACTGAAGGTGAGAAATGGTCGGCAACAAAGTGGATTCATGTTGACTCTTTTGACAAAAATTTGGCAGCTGGCGATAACTGCATGGATTCGAACGAAAGCTGCGAGAGATGGGCTGTTCTCGGCGAGTGTTCGAAGAACCCGGAATACATGATTGGATCACCCGAGCTTCCTGGATACTGTAGAAGAAGTTGCAAAGTATGTTAA
- the LOC107928992 gene encoding histidine-containing phosphotransfer protein 1 isoform X2, producing the protein MELVQIQRRLVDYTKSLFMEGFLDAQFLQLQQLQDDSNPDFVFEVVSLFFEDFEKLLNELTIALDQPNVDFKKLDSHVHQLKGSSSSIGAQRVKNACIAFRNYCDVQNIEGPKQVPNMSATSEARVLPCEEQV; encoded by the exons ATGGAGTTGGTTCAAATTCAGAGAAGGTTGGTGGACTACACAAAATCCTTGTTTATGGAG GGTTTCCTGGATGCTCAGTTCTTACAGCTTCAACAGCTTCAAGATGATAGTAACCCAGACTTTGTCTTCGAAGTTGTGTCCCTTTTCTTCGAGGATTTCGAGAAACTCCTCAATGAACTGACCATTGCTTT agATCAGCCAAATGTGGATTTTAAAAAACTTGATAGCCACGTTCATCAATTGAAAGGTAGCAGTTCCAG CATTGGTGCACAAAGGGTTAAAAATGCTTGCATTGCTTTCCGCAACTACTGTGATGTGCAGAACATTGAAGG CCCAAAACAGGTGCCTAACATGTCTGCAACAAGTGAAGCAAGAGTGTTACCTTGTGAAGAACAAGTTTGA
- the LOC107928992 gene encoding histidine-containing phosphotransfer protein 1 isoform X1, with product MELVQIQRRLVDYTKSLFMEGFLDAQFLQLQQLQDDSNPDFVFEVVSLFFEDFEKLLNELTIALDQPNVDFKKLDSHVHQLKGSSSSIGAQRVKNACIAFRNYCDVQNIEGCLTCLQQVKQECYLVKNKFETLFRLEQQIMASGGSVPTIELGF from the exons ATGGAGTTGGTTCAAATTCAGAGAAGGTTGGTGGACTACACAAAATCCTTGTTTATGGAG GGTTTCCTGGATGCTCAGTTCTTACAGCTTCAACAGCTTCAAGATGATAGTAACCCAGACTTTGTCTTCGAAGTTGTGTCCCTTTTCTTCGAGGATTTCGAGAAACTCCTCAATGAACTGACCATTGCTTT agATCAGCCAAATGTGGATTTTAAAAAACTTGATAGCCACGTTCATCAATTGAAAGGTAGCAGTTCCAG CATTGGTGCACAAAGGGTTAAAAATGCTTGCATTGCTTTCCGCAACTACTGTGATGTGCAGAACATTGAAGG GTGCCTAACATGTCTGCAACAAGTGAAGCAAGAGTGTTACCTTGTGAAGAACAAGTTTGAAACTTTGTTCAGG TTAGAGCAACAGATCATGGCATCCGGTGGGTCAGTTCCGACTATTGAATTGGGTTTTTAA